In Chloroflexota bacterium, a single genomic region encodes these proteins:
- a CDS encoding YihY/virulence factor BrkB family protein: MATTPQQERVWEQPVAVVNPLAAGLGTGGKAFVVFCARATQQFLTNNSMQMAAAVAFYSFFSIFPLSILIILSFDLFVNQTAVQNANLVRALATFIPVSQDVIADAVRTAADSKAVAAPPAIVGLVWGSTGVFATLRKGINTAWNIRSPRAWVKERIIDLSITFGAGMLFLGLLLTTTVVRSFAETDVEDVGFFTGPPWLFFLSVLLLWVSFVVIYYFLPNRKVRLKETLFGGLIAAVSFEIALGAFFYYTRSRLNTSPIYGSFTSVAVLLGWLYVAAAIMLIGALICSIYADLVRLRIVSETAIWTFGIWPGIKHARRWMRRMARR, translated from the coding sequence ATGGCGACGACGCCTCAGCAAGAGCGCGTGTGGGAACAGCCGGTGGCGGTGGTGAATCCCCTGGCGGCGGGGCTCGGCACCGGCGGCAAGGCCTTCGTGGTCTTCTGCGCCCGCGCCACCCAGCAGTTCCTCACGAACAACAGCATGCAGATGGCGGCGGCCGTCGCCTTCTACTCCTTCTTCTCCATCTTCCCGCTCTCCATCCTCATCATCCTTTCCTTTGACCTCTTCGTGAACCAGACGGCGGTGCAGAACGCCAACCTGGTGCGCGCCCTGGCCACCTTCATCCCGGTGAGCCAGGATGTCATCGCCGATGCGGTGCGCACCGCCGCCGATTCCAAGGCCGTCGCCGCGCCGCCCGCCATCGTCGGTCTTGTCTGGGGCTCCACCGGCGTCTTCGCCACCCTGCGCAAGGGCATCAATACGGCATGGAACATCCGCAGCCCCCGCGCTTGGGTCAAGGAGCGCATCATTGACCTGAGCATCACCTTCGGCGCAGGCATGCTCTTCCTGGGCCTGCTCCTCACCACCACCGTCGTGCGCTCCTTCGCGGAGACGGACGTGGAGGACGTCGGCTTCTTCACCGGCCCCCCGTGGCTCTTCTTCCTATCGGTCCTTCTCCTCTGGGTCTCCTTCGTCGTCATTTACTATTTCCTTCCCAACCGCAAGGTGCGGCTCAAAGAGACGCTCTTCGGTGGACTCATCGCCGCCGTCTCCTTCGAGATCGCGCTCGGGGCCTTCTTCTACTACACCCGGAGCCGTTTGAACACCTCGCCGATCTACGGCTCCTTCACCTCTGTCGCCGTCCTCCTCGGCTGGCTCTACGTCGCCGCCGCCATCATGCTCATCGGCGCCCTCATCTGCTCCATCTACGCCGACCTGGTGCGCCTGCGCATCGTCTCGGAGACGGCCATCTGGACCTTCGGCATCTGGCCCGGGATCAAGCACGCCCGGCGCTGGATGAGGCGGATGGCGCGCCGGTAG
- a CDS encoding ribonuclease PH, translating into MPRIDGRRNDQLRPVRIGPGGQVFAEGSTLIEAGLTRVLCAVSIEEKVPPFLKGSGRGWVTAEYAMLPRSTHTRTPRPEGKPDGRAVEIQRLIGRSLRAVTDMGLLGERTFTVDCDVLQADGGTRTAAITGAYVALYQAMEKLVKSGALASMPLTTSVAAVSVGVVDGREMLDLCYQEDSRAEVDFNVIMTGKGDFVEVQGTAEDEPFSRERLNGLLDLAGRGIRELGVCQAIAIHGAGPR; encoded by the coding sequence CTGCCGCGCATTGACGGCCGCAGGAACGACCAGCTTCGCCCTGTCCGCATCGGCCCCGGCGGCCAGGTCTTCGCTGAGGGCTCCACCCTCATTGAGGCCGGCCTGACGCGCGTCCTCTGCGCCGTCTCCATCGAGGAGAAAGTGCCGCCCTTCCTCAAGGGCTCCGGGCGCGGCTGGGTGACGGCGGAGTACGCCATGCTCCCGCGCTCCACCCACACGCGGACGCCGCGCCCGGAGGGCAAGCCCGATGGCCGCGCCGTGGAGATCCAGCGGCTCATCGGGCGCTCCCTCCGCGCCGTGACCGACATGGGTCTCTTGGGCGAGCGCACCTTCACCGTGGACTGCGATGTCCTCCAGGCGGACGGCGGCACGCGGACGGCGGCAATCACCGGAGCATACGTCGCCCTCTACCAGGCGATGGAGAAGCTGGTGAAGAGCGGCGCCCTTGCCTCCATGCCCCTCACCACATCCGTCGCTGCCGTGAGCGTCGGCGTAGTGGACGGCCGGGAGATGCTCGACCTCTGCTATCAGGAGGACTCGCGCGCCGAGGTGGACTTCAACGTCATCATGACTGGGAAGGGCGACTTCGTGGAAGTCCAAGGGACCGCCGAGGACGAACCCTTCAGCAGAGAGCGTCTCAACGGGCTGCTGGACCTGGCTGGGCGCGGCATCCGCGAGCTTGGCGTCTGCCAGGCGATCGCGATTCACGGGGCCGGCCCCCGGTAG
- the lepA gene encoding elongation factor 4 — protein MQQSHIRNFCIIAHIDHGKSTLADRLLEATNTIERRRMMDQVLDSMDLERERGITIKMHPTRMLYRAKNGQDYQLNLIDTPGHVEFSYEVSRSVAACEGALLIVDASQGSQAQTLANVYLALESNLEIIPVVNKIDLPGAEPDRVAQELQDVFGFKESEILRISGKTGLGVPELLETIIERVPPPAGKPDASLRALIFDSKYDPYKGVIASVRVVDGSVSAPGRRLRFMATGRIIEPLEAGAFKPDFLPLPILETGSVGYIATGLKTVEDAKVGDTITWDESPAATPVAGYKELKSMVFAGLFPADGQNYLPLREALEKLKLNDAGLVFQQESSGALGFGFRCGFLGLLHMEIVQDRLEREYNLDLLATAPSVAYQVVKTDGEVVEVDNPAKLPAPNYYDEIREPWLEVTIIVPNRYVGGIMDLVSNKRGEFKKMDYLDSRPANTAKDAQEPSKDPRVMLVYHIPLAEVLIDFYDQLKSRTQGYATMDYAFLEYRPGNLVKLDILVNGKPVDALSLITHRDNAYYQGKALVEKLKDLIPRQMFEVPLQAAIGSKVIARETVRAMRKNVLAKCYGGDVTRKMKLLHKQAEGKKRMKMVGSVEIPQEAFLALLKLEK, from the coding sequence ATGCAGCAGTCCCATATCCGTAACTTTTGCATCATCGCCCACATTGATCACGGCAAGTCCACCTTAGCCGACCGTCTCCTGGAAGCCACCAACACCATCGAGCGGCGGCGCATGATGGACCAAGTGCTCGATTCCATGGACCTTGAGCGCGAGCGCGGCATCACCATCAAGATGCACCCCACGCGCATGCTCTACCGCGCCAAGAACGGGCAAGACTACCAGCTCAACCTGATAGACACGCCGGGGCACGTGGAGTTCTCCTACGAGGTCTCGCGCAGCGTGGCCGCCTGCGAAGGGGCGCTCCTCATCGTGGACGCCTCCCAGGGCAGCCAGGCGCAGACCCTGGCCAACGTCTACCTGGCGCTGGAGTCCAATCTGGAAATCATCCCCGTGGTCAATAAGATTGACCTGCCCGGGGCGGAGCCCGATCGAGTCGCCCAAGAGCTGCAGGACGTCTTCGGCTTCAAGGAGTCGGAGATCCTCCGCATCTCGGGGAAGACGGGCCTGGGCGTGCCTGAGCTCCTGGAGACCATCATCGAGCGCGTCCCGCCTCCCGCAGGCAAGCCGGACGCCTCCCTTCGCGCCCTCATCTTCGATTCCAAGTACGACCCGTACAAGGGCGTCATCGCTTCTGTGCGCGTGGTGGACGGCTCCGTCTCCGCCCCTGGGAGACGCCTGCGCTTCATGGCCACCGGGCGCATCATCGAACCCCTGGAAGCGGGCGCCTTCAAGCCCGATTTCCTGCCCCTTCCAATCCTGGAGACGGGGAGCGTCGGCTACATCGCCACCGGGCTTAAGACGGTTGAGGATGCCAAGGTGGGCGACACCATCACCTGGGACGAGAGCCCCGCCGCCACGCCGGTCGCCGGGTACAAAGAGCTGAAGTCCATGGTCTTCGCCGGCCTCTTCCCGGCGGACGGCCAGAACTACCTGCCTCTGCGCGAAGCCCTGGAGAAGCTCAAGCTGAACGACGCCGGACTCGTCTTCCAGCAGGAAAGCTCCGGCGCGCTGGGCTTCGGCTTCCGCTGCGGCTTCCTCGGCCTCTTACACATGGAGATCGTGCAAGACCGCCTGGAGCGGGAGTACAACCTGGACCTTTTGGCCACCGCCCCGAGCGTCGCCTATCAGGTGGTGAAGACGGACGGCGAAGTGGTGGAGGTGGATAACCCGGCGAAGCTCCCCGCGCCGAACTACTACGACGAGATCAGGGAGCCGTGGCTGGAAGTGACCATCATCGTGCCGAACCGGTACGTGGGCGGCATCATGGACCTGGTCTCCAACAAGCGCGGCGAGTTCAAGAAGATGGATTACCTGGACTCCCGTCCCGCCAATACGGCCAAAGATGCCCAGGAGCCGTCCAAAGACCCGCGCGTGATGCTGGTCTACCACATCCCCCTGGCGGAAGTCCTCATAGACTTCTACGACCAGTTGAAGTCGCGCACGCAGGGCTATGCCACGATGGACTATGCCTTCCTGGAATACCGCCCCGGCAACCTGGTGAAGCTGGATATCCTGGTGAACGGCAAGCCGGTGGACGCCCTTTCGCTGATCACCCACCGGGACAATGCCTATTACCAGGGGAAGGCGCTGGTGGAGAAGCTCAAGGACCTCATCCCGCGCCAGATGTTCGAAGTGCCGCTCCAGGCGGCCATCGGCAGCAAGGTCATCGCCCGGGAGACGGTGCGCGCGATGCGGAAGAACGTCCTGGCCAAGTGTTACGGCGGCGATGTGACGCGCAAGATGAAGCTCTTGCACAAGCAGGCGGAAGGGAAGAAGCGGATGAAGATGGTGGGGTCGGTGGAGATCCCGCAAGAGGCCTTTTTGGCCCTGTTGAAGTTGGAGAAGTGA
- the galU gene encoding UTP--glucose-1-phosphate uridylyltransferase GalU yields the protein MPSTVRKAVIPAAGWGTRFLPASKVVPKELLPIIDRPVIQYSVEEAVASGVKEIVLVTSQYKRAIEDYFDRTFELEAILERRNDTKRLDQVQALFGMANIYAVRQGEQKGLGHAVLMAKGIVGNEPFAVMLPDDVYVAAKKPVLRQLLDVHERHGASVLALSEVAKEDVTRYGIVKAAKAGVGLHKITGVVEKPKMEQAPSRLASMGRYILHPRIFEILEKQKPGAIGEIQLAEAIDTLSREQAVYGLEYQATLLDAGTPLGLLKASVQMALEREDTRDDIRAYLKDLLRKR from the coding sequence ATTCCCTCCACCGTACGCAAGGCCGTCATTCCCGCCGCAGGCTGGGGAACGCGCTTTCTTCCCGCCAGCAAGGTCGTCCCCAAGGAGCTGCTGCCCATCATTGACCGTCCGGTCATCCAGTATTCCGTGGAAGAGGCCGTCGCCTCGGGCGTCAAGGAAATCGTGCTGGTCACATCCCAGTACAAACGCGCCATCGAGGATTACTTCGACAGGACCTTTGAGCTGGAGGCGATCCTGGAGCGGCGCAACGATACGAAGCGGCTCGACCAGGTGCAGGCGCTCTTCGGCATGGCCAACATCTACGCCGTGCGCCAGGGAGAGCAGAAGGGCCTGGGCCACGCCGTTCTCATGGCGAAGGGCATCGTGGGCAACGAGCCCTTCGCCGTCATGTTGCCGGACGATGTCTACGTCGCGGCGAAGAAGCCGGTGCTGCGGCAGCTGCTGGACGTTCACGAGCGCCACGGGGCGAGCGTCCTCGCGCTCTCCGAAGTCGCCAAGGAGGACGTGACGCGCTACGGCATCGTGAAGGCGGCGAAGGCCGGAGTGGGCCTCCATAAGATCACCGGCGTAGTGGAGAAGCCGAAGATGGAGCAGGCGCCTTCCAGGCTGGCCTCCATGGGGCGCTACATCCTGCATCCCCGGATCTTTGAGATCCTCGAGAAGCAGAAGCCTGGGGCAATCGGCGAGATCCAGCTGGCGGAGGCGATTGACACCCTTTCCCGGGAGCAGGCCGTCTACGGCCTGGAATACCAGGCGACGCTGTTAGACGCCGGCACGCCCTTGGGATTGCTGAAGGCCTCCGTCCAGATGGCGTTGGAGCGCGAGGATACCCGGGACGATATACGGGCTTACCTTAAGGACTTGTTGCGCAAGCGGTAG